From Hylaeus volcanicus isolate JK05 chromosome 2, UHH_iyHylVolc1.0_haploid, whole genome shotgun sequence, the proteins below share one genomic window:
- the LOC128884926 gene encoding uncharacterized protein LOC128884926 isoform X2, with translation MDRLTNWTVFHGMNVTPSTSIPGENCVSNSSTSSVLDKLLVVAPSLISVNQELKWIFLLHTYGFACLFCVLAFYTFLSILHLRSLISNRPFMSTINMFLCILGVSRATCLCIDPYNLKDIMPKVIGSIVWDIGFPCITSAFSLIQLAFLHLTQLKFGPEKIQKESCLSLIITGHFFFIIASDIALTSHNCYMVKYVVQTVFLVWSILLYSTFLHAGYKIIHLLQTVPSSMLMRDNSNTHQKGIMQLAMLAPYNNLASSVTAALVPTLLSSKIKDTQETEPPTFTIDSEQNSKDRLTKTFRNEEQSQKESKSPCKNPVSQTECTAPVSTVPEVYVRPPTPTPSAANLPIITVSSPSRRSSIGSRRSSDASRCSRRNSECSVRFTNEENGSTPDCRRNSDFSPKHSPDIIRQRSPDRMSRRHSENVTPVGSIKDLRRCSDFSHEKNRSSQFAAKLKRNSDFGNRTPRRMLPTNQHHRLSRVVDLSPAGSRRNSDISGLIPRSELRRSSDVSFRRNSELCQIKPLDLSRRSSDISIRTLSRSPTHGRSIVSEKIEIREKSESDSDQPDCSEKAALMTETNKDKDDDGKIRKKNLSWKNEKEKEDTEDITVETNLLPENTASDGKITSSDFTLHSILNHIAYVNRTKSDTPLHILEANTAAVRRSQIRHVLNVTYATAILGIILCITDVARIFGPYGLLAESVKYGTQPAIVQYPIPWPWFVYQTLCRGIELIMGWAMANITKQPSASPRHQYLGGYPNYNVHVKRGNNPYI, from the exons ATGGATAGGCTGACTAATTGGACAGTTTTTCATG GCATGAATGTAACACCATCAACATCGATACCAGGAGAAAACTGTGTCTCAAATTCATCGACGTCCTCAGTTTTAGACAAGTTATTAGTCGTTGCTCCATCATTGATTTCAGTAAATCAAGAATTGAAatggatttttcttttacatacaTATGGTTTTGCGTGCCTCTTCTGTGTACTTgcattttacacatttttatctattctACATTTAAG GTCTCTTATATCAAACCGGCCTTTTATGTCGACAATTAATATGTTCTTATGTATACTTGGAGTGTCAAGAGCAACTTGCCTCTGTATAGATCCATATAATCTTAAAGACATCATGCCCAAAGTGATCGGATCTATAGTATGGGATATTGGATTTCCCTGTATAACATCTGCCTTTAGTCTTATACAATTGGCTTTTCTTCATTTAACTCag ctCAAGTTTGGAccagaaaaaatacaaaaggaaTCTTGTCTAAGTTTAATTATAACAGGccacttttttttcattatcgcCAGTGATATCGCTCTTACTTCTCACAATTGTTATATGGTAAAGTACGTGGTCCAAACAGTATTCCTCGTCTGgagtattcttttatattcaacattcctacatgcaggatataaaataattcatttattacaaactGTGCCAAGTAGTATGTTAATGAGAGACAATTCTAACACGCATCAGAAAG GTATCATGCAACTAGCTATGTTAGCACCTTACAACAACTTAGCATCGTCGGTTACCGCTGCCTTGGTACCTACGTTGCTTagttcaaaaattaaagatacacAAGAAACGGAACCTCCAACTTTTACAATTGATTccgaacaaaattctaaag ATCGACTTACGAAAACATTCAGAAACGAAGAACAGTCTCAGAAAGAATCCAAGTCCCCTTGTAAAAATCCAGTGTCTCAAACTGAGTGTACAGCTCCTGTATCAACGGTACCGGAAGTATACGTTAGACCTCCTACACCTACTCCGTCGGCCGCTAATCTACCTATAATAACGGTATCAAGTCCAAGTCGCAGAAGTTCCATAGGGAGCAGACGGAGTAGCGATGCATCTAGATGTTCTCGTAGAAACTCAGAGTGCAGCGTCAGATTCACTAACGAAGAGAATGGTTCTACGCCAGACTGCCGGCGTAACTCTGATTTTAGTCCAAAACACTCGCCTGATATCATTAGACAGCGATCTCCGGATAGAATGTCCAGAAGACATTCTGAAAATGTCACTCCTGTAGGAAGCATTAAGGACTTGAGACGATGCTCCGATTTTTCTCAcgagaaaaatagaagttcTCAATTTGCTGCTAAGCTGAAGAGGAACAGCGACTTCGGAAACAGAACACCTAGACGAATGTTACCTACAAATCAACATCACAGGCTATCTAGAGTTGTGGATTTAAGCCCTGCAG GCTCAAGACGTAATTCAGACATTAGCGGTCTTATTCCTAGATCCGAATTACGTAGAAGCTCAGACGTTTCTTTTCGGCGTAATTCTGAACTCTGTCAGATTAAGCCGTTAGATCTAAGTCGACGTAGTAGCGATATAAGTATTAGAACTTTGAGTAGAAGTCCTACTCATGGTCGCAGTATagtttctgaaaaaattgAGATACGAGAGAAATCCGAATCTGATTCGGATCAGCCTGACTGCAGTGAAAAGGCAGCACTAATGACGGAaacgaataaagataaagatgaCGATGGAaaaatacgaaagaaaaatttatcgtggaaaaacgaaaaagagaaggaagaCACCGAAGATATAACTGTCGAGACCAATTTGCTTCCCGAAAATACTGCATCCGATGGAAAAATCACG agcaGCGACTTCACACTCCATTCAATATTGAATCACATTGCATACGTAAATAGAACTAAATCTGACACACCTCTACATATATTAGAAGCAAACACTGCAGCGGTTAGAAGATCACAAATCCGCCACGTATTGAATGTCACGTATGCAACTGCAATTTTAGGAATCATTTTATGTATCACAGATGTTGCTCGTATTTTTGGACCATATG gACTTCTAGCTGAGAGTGTAAAGTATGGTACACAACCAGCCATCGTACAGTACCCGATACCATGGCCCTGGTTTGTTTATCAAACTCTGTGCAGAGGTATAGAACTGATAATGGGTTGGGCAATGGCAAACATTACTAAACAACCATCAGCGAGTCCACGACACCAATATCTAGGTGGTTACCCTAATTATAATGTACATGTGAAACGAGGTAATAATCCTTACATATAA
- the LOC128884926 gene encoding uncharacterized protein LOC128884926 isoform X1, with amino-acid sequence MDRLTNWTVFHGMNVTPSTSIPGENCVSNSSTSSVLDKLLVVAPSLISVNQELKWIFLLHTYGFACLFCVLAFYTFLSILHLRSLISNRPFMSTINMFLCILGVSRATCLCIDPYNLKDIMPKVIGSIVWDIGFPCITSAFSLIQLAFLHLTQLKFGPEKIQKESCLSLIITGHFFFIIASDIALTSHNCYMVKYVVQTVFLVWSILLYSTFLHAGYKIIHLLQTVPSSMLMRDNSNTHQKGIMQLAMLAPYNNLASSVTAALVPTLLSSKIKDTQETEPPTFTIDSEQNSKGKKIEEAKGESQNSKIAINIVDRLTKTFRNEEQSQKESKSPCKNPVSQTECTAPVSTVPEVYVRPPTPTPSAANLPIITVSSPSRRSSIGSRRSSDASRCSRRNSECSVRFTNEENGSTPDCRRNSDFSPKHSPDIIRQRSPDRMSRRHSENVTPVGSIKDLRRCSDFSHEKNRSSQFAAKLKRNSDFGNRTPRRMLPTNQHHRLSRVVDLSPAGSRRNSDISGLIPRSELRRSSDVSFRRNSELCQIKPLDLSRRSSDISIRTLSRSPTHGRSIVSEKIEIREKSESDSDQPDCSEKAALMTETNKDKDDDGKIRKKNLSWKNEKEKEDTEDITVETNLLPENTASDGKITSSDFTLHSILNHIAYVNRTKSDTPLHILEANTAAVRRSQIRHVLNVTYATAILGIILCITDVARIFGPYGLLAESVKYGTQPAIVQYPIPWPWFVYQTLCRGIELIMGWAMANITKQPSASPRHQYLGGYPNYNVHVKRGNNPYI; translated from the exons ATGGATAGGCTGACTAATTGGACAGTTTTTCATG GCATGAATGTAACACCATCAACATCGATACCAGGAGAAAACTGTGTCTCAAATTCATCGACGTCCTCAGTTTTAGACAAGTTATTAGTCGTTGCTCCATCATTGATTTCAGTAAATCAAGAATTGAAatggatttttcttttacatacaTATGGTTTTGCGTGCCTCTTCTGTGTACTTgcattttacacatttttatctattctACATTTAAG GTCTCTTATATCAAACCGGCCTTTTATGTCGACAATTAATATGTTCTTATGTATACTTGGAGTGTCAAGAGCAACTTGCCTCTGTATAGATCCATATAATCTTAAAGACATCATGCCCAAAGTGATCGGATCTATAGTATGGGATATTGGATTTCCCTGTATAACATCTGCCTTTAGTCTTATACAATTGGCTTTTCTTCATTTAACTCag ctCAAGTTTGGAccagaaaaaatacaaaaggaaTCTTGTCTAAGTTTAATTATAACAGGccacttttttttcattatcgcCAGTGATATCGCTCTTACTTCTCACAATTGTTATATGGTAAAGTACGTGGTCCAAACAGTATTCCTCGTCTGgagtattcttttatattcaacattcctacatgcaggatataaaataattcatttattacaaactGTGCCAAGTAGTATGTTAATGAGAGACAATTCTAACACGCATCAGAAAG GTATCATGCAACTAGCTATGTTAGCACCTTACAACAACTTAGCATCGTCGGTTACCGCTGCCTTGGTACCTACGTTGCTTagttcaaaaattaaagatacacAAGAAACGGAACCTCCAACTTTTACAATTGATTccgaacaaaattctaaaggtaagaaaattgaagaggCCAAAGGCGAAAGTCAGAATTCTAAAATTGCTATTAATATCGTAGATCGACTTACGAAAACATTCAGAAACGAAGAACAGTCTCAGAAAGAATCCAAGTCCCCTTGTAAAAATCCAGTGTCTCAAACTGAGTGTACAGCTCCTGTATCAACGGTACCGGAAGTATACGTTAGACCTCCTACACCTACTCCGTCGGCCGCTAATCTACCTATAATAACGGTATCAAGTCCAAGTCGCAGAAGTTCCATAGGGAGCAGACGGAGTAGCGATGCATCTAGATGTTCTCGTAGAAACTCAGAGTGCAGCGTCAGATTCACTAACGAAGAGAATGGTTCTACGCCAGACTGCCGGCGTAACTCTGATTTTAGTCCAAAACACTCGCCTGATATCATTAGACAGCGATCTCCGGATAGAATGTCCAGAAGACATTCTGAAAATGTCACTCCTGTAGGAAGCATTAAGGACTTGAGACGATGCTCCGATTTTTCTCAcgagaaaaatagaagttcTCAATTTGCTGCTAAGCTGAAGAGGAACAGCGACTTCGGAAACAGAACACCTAGACGAATGTTACCTACAAATCAACATCACAGGCTATCTAGAGTTGTGGATTTAAGCCCTGCAG GCTCAAGACGTAATTCAGACATTAGCGGTCTTATTCCTAGATCCGAATTACGTAGAAGCTCAGACGTTTCTTTTCGGCGTAATTCTGAACTCTGTCAGATTAAGCCGTTAGATCTAAGTCGACGTAGTAGCGATATAAGTATTAGAACTTTGAGTAGAAGTCCTACTCATGGTCGCAGTATagtttctgaaaaaattgAGATACGAGAGAAATCCGAATCTGATTCGGATCAGCCTGACTGCAGTGAAAAGGCAGCACTAATGACGGAaacgaataaagataaagatgaCGATGGAaaaatacgaaagaaaaatttatcgtggaaaaacgaaaaagagaaggaagaCACCGAAGATATAACTGTCGAGACCAATTTGCTTCCCGAAAATACTGCATCCGATGGAAAAATCACG agcaGCGACTTCACACTCCATTCAATATTGAATCACATTGCATACGTAAATAGAACTAAATCTGACACACCTCTACATATATTAGAAGCAAACACTGCAGCGGTTAGAAGATCACAAATCCGCCACGTATTGAATGTCACGTATGCAACTGCAATTTTAGGAATCATTTTATGTATCACAGATGTTGCTCGTATTTTTGGACCATATG gACTTCTAGCTGAGAGTGTAAAGTATGGTACACAACCAGCCATCGTACAGTACCCGATACCATGGCCCTGGTTTGTTTATCAAACTCTGTGCAGAGGTATAGAACTGATAATGGGTTGGGCAATGGCAAACATTACTAAACAACCATCAGCGAGTCCACGACACCAATATCTAGGTGGTTACCCTAATTATAATGTACATGTGAAACGAGGTAATAATCCTTACATATAA
- the LOC128884936 gene encoding transmembrane protein 203, translating into MIFSLNELVHWLGLTIFEICINLVSLTMFTLLLALKLDDNYFVGNAGWWIVFSPLFVADGLNTYFCAIIFIRMHMEGMIKVAILRALWSLISLLLIFVFKYLLCKKLTGQSTLEYSEVLSPIFILLQLIAVRACQLH; encoded by the coding sequence atgatattttctttaaacgagCTAGTACACTGGCTAGGTTTAACAATCTTTGagatatgtataaatttagtTTCATTGACAATGTTTACATTGTTACTAGCACTGAAGTTAGACGATAATTATTTCGTAGGAAACGCGGGATGGTGGATAGTATTTTCACCACTTTTTGTCGCGGATGGTTTGAACACTTATTTTTgtgcaattattttcataaggATGCACATGGAAGGAATGATCAAAGTCGCCATTCTAAGAGCGTTGTGGAGTCTTATatcgttacttttaatatttgttttcaaatatctCCTATGTAAGAAGCTAACAGGACAAAGCACTTTGGAATATTCAGAAGTGTTGAGTCCTATATTCattcttttacaattaatcGCGGTTAGAGCATGTCAACTTCATTGA
- the LOC128884935 gene encoding ribonuclease P protein subunit p20, with protein sequence MADVHECSESNQNFSNEKNVPKAKRNKLVLSDYTIRRRQPFNLPGKRNKDIFVTNKTNFKAQLKKCEKLLSSGNSEVIIHGLGAAVYRACNLALQLKEIHYGGMELDIKTSTTSIIDDFEPLHDSMEYETINRSNSAVHIRVFRKFSIGGLKYQD encoded by the exons ATGGCCGATGTACACGAGTGCTCCGAGtctaatcaaaatttttcGAATGAGAAGAACGTACCTAAGGCGAAACGTAACAAGTTAGTGCTCTCCGATTATACTATAAGAAGGAGGCAACCCTTCAATTTACCGGGAAAACGGAACAAAGACATATTTGTAACTAATAAAACCAATTTTAAG GCACAATTAAAGAAATGTGAAAAACTTCTTAGCAGTGGTAACTCCGAAGTGATTATACATGGTCTTGGTGCTGCTGTATATAGAGCTTGCAATTTAGCTCtgcaattaaaagaaattcattatgGTGGAATGGAATTAGATATCAAGACTTCTACTACATCTATCATTG ATGACTTTGAACCTCTTCATGATAGCATGGAGTATGAAACAATTAATAGAAGTAATTCAGCTGTACACATCCGtgtatttcgaaaattttcaataggTGGTCTCAAATATCaagattaa
- the LOC128884929 gene encoding cleavage stimulation factor subunit 1 — MKEPEVDPKNIIKSRELLYRLMISQLFYDGHQTLAVQLSNIIQAEPPCPPSDRLLHLMLIGLVHEPDRSKKDTGNLSTFPSTFDNTLGPGLDLEFETEAQTQAPEPAQYETAYVTSHKGNCRAGAFSADGQLIATGSVDASIKILDVDRMLAKSAPDEMAPGDQTGGHPVIRTLYDHLEEVTCLEFHPRDPILVSGSRDFSIKLFDFSKASVKKAFRTITDADQIRCLSFHPTGDFLVVGTNHPVVRLYDVNTAQCFVCSIPSHQHTAGITSIKYSPDAKTYASAGKDGSIKLWDGVSNRCINTFVKAHDGYEVCSVTFTRNGKYLLSSGKDSLIKLWELSTSRCLIAYTGAGTTGKQEHKAQAIFNHTEDYVMFPDEATTSLCAWNSRNASRKQLLSLGHNGPVRLIVHSPTAPAFLTCSDDFRARFWFRRMPTH; from the exons ATGAAGGAACCCGAAGTGGACccgaagaatattattaaaagcagAGAATTGCTTTATAGGCTTATGATCAG ccaattattttatgatggACATCAGACATTGGCAGTGCAACTATCGAATATAATTCAGGCAGAACCTCCGTGTCCTCCGTCTGATCGTTTGCTTCACTTAATGTTGATCGGATTAGTCCATGAACCTGATCGTTCTAAAAAGGATACGGGTAACTTATCTACGTTTCCTTCGACGTTTGATAACACTTTGGGGCCTGGTTTAGACTTAGAATTCGAGACAGAAGCTCAAACTCAAGCTCCAGAGCCGGCGCAATACGAAACTGCCTATGTTACTTCTCACAAGGGAAATTGTAGAGCGGGAGCATTTTCCGCGGATGGTCAGTTAATAGCGACCGGATCGGTGGACgcgtcgattaaaattttggaTGTCGATAGAATGTTGGCAAAGTCTGCTCCGGATGAAATGGCACCTGGAGATCAAACGGGTGGTCATCCGGTTATAAGAACGTTGTACGATCATTTAGAAGAAGTGACGTGTTTGGAGTTTCATCCAAGGGATCCTATCCTTGTATCCGGTAGCAGGGATTTTTCCATTAAGCTATTCGATTTTAGCAAGGCTAGCGTGAAAAAGGCATTTAGGACAATTACAGACGCGGATCAAATACGATGTTTATCGTTTCATCCGACCGGTGATTTTTTAGTCGTCGGAACTAATCATCCAGTCGTAAGACTGTACGACGTTAATACAGCGCAGTGCTTCGTCTGTAGTATACCGAGCCATCAACATACCGCTGGAATAACGAGTATCAAATATTCTCCGGATGCAAAAACTTACGCATCAGCTGGGAAAGACGGGAGTATCAAATTATGGGATGGCGTATCGAATCGTTGTATAAACACTTTCGTAAAAGCGCACGATGGATACGAAGTATGTTCGGTAACGTTCACGAGAAATGGAAAG TATTTACTGTCGTCGGGAAAagattctttaataaaattatgggAATTATCTACTAGCAGATGTTTAATAGCGTATACAGGTGCTGGAACTACAG GGAAACAAGAACACAAAGCGCaagctatttttaatcatacaGAAGATTATGTAATGTTTCCCGATGAAGCTACAACATCGTTATGTGCTTGGAATTCTCGAAATGCATCTAGGAAACAGTTATTGTCATTGGGACACAATGGTCCCGTAAGACTGATAGTTCATTCACCGACTGCTCCAGCGTTCTTGACGTGTAGTGATGATTTCAGAGCAAGATTTTGGTTTAGAAGAATGCCGACTCATTAG